From a single Mesorhizobium shangrilense genomic region:
- a CDS encoding Tm-1-like ATP-binding domain-containing protein: MEEKRRILVIGTGDTKADELLFMRERIEAVGGIAVMMDVSVLGDPPYRPAHDRHAVARAADTSIEAIIGSGDENSAMTLMALGASRLARSLYDKGEIDGFIALGGTMGTDLALDVALTLPLGVPKFVVSTIAFSHLIPPERIATDLMMILWAGGLYGLNSTCKAVLSQACGAVVGAASAAIKPDAVRPMVGMSSLGKSCLHYMVTLKPELERRGYEVVVFHTTGMGGRALEAIAAQRGFVAVMDFSLQELANHLTGSVVNSGIDRLENAGRQAIPQIVAPGAIDMVDFPTWQAVPARFAERPYHAHNRLLASVTSDGETRRAIARAIGDKLAASKGSTAFILPVGGIQQWDQHGEPLHEPEALLAFIQEMRISVPANAELHEIAGHINDAEFSAKALEIFDRWVAEGIIPPGVPGDRKAA; the protein is encoded by the coding sequence GTGGAGGAGAAACGGCGAATCCTGGTGATCGGCACCGGCGATACCAAGGCCGACGAGTTGCTGTTCATGCGCGAGCGCATCGAGGCCGTTGGCGGCATCGCCGTCATGATGGATGTCAGCGTGCTCGGCGACCCGCCATACAGGCCGGCACATGACAGGCATGCCGTGGCCAGGGCCGCGGATACGAGCATCGAGGCGATCATCGGCAGCGGTGACGAGAATTCGGCGATGACGCTGATGGCGCTGGGCGCCTCGCGGCTGGCCCGCTCCCTCTACGACAAGGGCGAAATCGACGGCTTCATCGCGCTCGGCGGCACGATGGGCACCGACCTCGCGCTTGACGTCGCCCTGACGCTGCCGCTCGGCGTGCCGAAATTCGTCGTCTCGACCATTGCCTTTTCGCATCTGATACCGCCGGAGCGGATCGCCACCGATCTGATGATGATCCTGTGGGCGGGCGGCCTCTATGGCCTGAACAGCACCTGCAAGGCAGTGCTGTCGCAAGCCTGCGGCGCGGTCGTCGGCGCCGCCAGCGCCGCGATCAAGCCCGATGCGGTGCGGCCGATGGTCGGCATGAGCTCGCTCGGCAAGAGCTGCCTGCATTACATGGTGACCTTGAAGCCGGAACTGGAGAGGCGCGGCTATGAAGTCGTCGTCTTCCACACCACCGGCATGGGCGGACGGGCGCTGGAGGCGATCGCCGCACAACGCGGTTTCGTCGCGGTCATGGATTTCAGCCTGCAGGAACTCGCCAATCATCTCACCGGTTCGGTGGTGAATTCGGGCATCGACCGGCTGGAGAATGCCGGACGGCAGGCCATCCCCCAGATCGTCGCTCCCGGCGCCATCGACATGGTCGACTTTCCCACATGGCAAGCGGTGCCCGCCCGCTTTGCCGAGCGACCGTATCACGCTCACAATCGCCTGCTTGCCTCGGTTACGTCCGATGGTGAAACGCGCAGGGCGATCGCGCGGGCCATCGGCGACAAGCTGGCTGCTTCCAAGGGTTCGACGGCTTTCATCCTGCCTGTCGGCGGCATCCAGCAATGGGACCAGCATGGCGAGCCGCTGCACGAACCGGAAGCGCTCCTGGCTTTCATCCAGGAGATGCGCATCAGCGTGCCCGCCAATGCCGAGTTGCACGAGATTGCTGGCCACATCAATGACGCAGAGTTCAGCGCCAAGGCACTGGAGATCTTCGACCGCTGGGTTGCCGAAGGCATCATTCCGCCAGGCGTGCCCGGCGACAGGAAAGCCGCATGA
- a CDS encoding HAD-IA family hydrolase, translating to MTDQKPKALVLDFGGVVTRTLFETHALTERALGLPAGTLDWRGPFEPASDPLWLRMQADEISERDYWRSRTREVGRLVGEDWDDMSTFVQRARGADPQAVVRPEADRAIRAAHAAGIRLAILSNELDLFYGKAFRERLPLLSLFETIIDATYTKILKPDPRAYAMASEALGLPAAACVFVDDQKRNVDGAVAAGMLTVHFDVARPARSYAEALAHFGLTIS from the coding sequence ATGACCGACCAGAAGCCCAAGGCGTTGGTGCTCGATTTCGGCGGCGTCGTCACCCGCACGCTGTTCGAGACGCATGCGCTCACCGAACGCGCGCTGGGGCTGCCCGCCGGCACGCTCGACTGGCGCGGACCGTTCGAGCCGGCGTCCGATCCGCTGTGGCTGAGGATGCAGGCCGACGAGATCAGCGAGCGCGACTATTGGCGGAGCCGCACACGGGAAGTCGGGCGTCTCGTCGGCGAGGACTGGGACGACATGTCGACCTTCGTGCAGCGCGCACGCGGCGCCGATCCGCAGGCCGTGGTGCGGCCGGAAGCCGATCGCGCGATCCGCGCGGCACACGCCGCTGGCATCCGGCTCGCCATCCTCTCCAATGAACTCGACCTGTTCTACGGCAAGGCATTCCGCGAACGCCTGCCGCTTTTGTCCCTGTTCGAAACCATCATCGACGCGACCTATACGAAAATCCTCAAGCCCGATCCGCGCGCCTATGCAATGGCAAGCGAAGCGCTGGGGCTGCCGGCCGCGGCTTGCGTCTTCGTCGACGACCAGAAGCGCAATGTCGACGGCGCTGTGGCGGCGGGAATGCTGACCGTGCATTTCGACGTAGCCCGGCCCGCGCGAAGCTATGCCGAGGCGCTGGCGCATTTCGGCCTTACCATCTCATAA
- a CDS encoding aminotransferase class III-fold pyridoxal phosphate-dependent enzyme produces MRDINFLTENNAKPIWHPMAHPAEMRATPPRIIMKGDGVSVTDIDGRTVLDAVGGLWNVNLGYSCDPIKKAMATQLDALPYYSGFRGTSTGPSIELAYELCDWFAPEGMVRAFFTSGGSDSVETALRLSRQYWKIRGQGDRTKFMALKKGYHGTHFGGASVNGNANFRRNYEPLMPGVFHTPAPWTYRNPFDETDPAKLAKLCARAIEDEIAFQGGDTIAAFIMEPVLGAGGVIVPHESFMPMVRAICDRHEILLIADEVVTGFGRTGAWSGSRLSGTKPDFMTIAKAITSGYFPLGATMISGKVAEVFEADKTSFGAIGHGYTYSGHPVGCAAGLAALAETKRLALHDNAAARGVELGKALEALKAKHAVVGDVRYKGLMAALELVSDRATKKPADKKTMAAVADAAYAAGVMLRVSGNGIILSPPLIISSADVAKIAEGLDAGLVAAAAA; encoded by the coding sequence ATGCGCGACATCAATTTCCTCACCGAGAACAATGCAAAGCCGATCTGGCACCCGATGGCGCATCCGGCCGAGATGCGGGCGACACCGCCCAGGATCATCATGAAGGGCGACGGGGTCTCGGTGACCGATATCGACGGGCGCACCGTGCTCGACGCCGTCGGCGGATTGTGGAACGTCAACCTTGGTTACAGCTGCGACCCGATCAAGAAGGCGATGGCGACCCAACTCGACGCCCTGCCCTATTATTCCGGCTTTCGCGGCACCTCGACCGGACCGTCGATCGAACTTGCCTATGAGCTGTGCGACTGGTTCGCGCCGGAGGGCATGGTCAGGGCCTTCTTCACCTCCGGCGGATCGGATTCGGTGGAGACGGCGCTGCGGCTTTCCCGGCAATACTGGAAGATCCGGGGCCAGGGTGACCGGACCAAATTCATGGCCCTCAAAAAAGGCTATCACGGCACGCATTTCGGCGGCGCCTCGGTCAACGGCAATGCCAACTTCCGTCGCAACTACGAGCCGCTGATGCCAGGCGTCTTCCATACGCCAGCACCCTGGACCTACCGCAACCCGTTCGACGAGACTGACCCTGCGAAGCTGGCCAAGCTCTGCGCGCGGGCGATCGAGGACGAGATCGCCTTCCAGGGCGGCGACACCATCGCCGCCTTCATCATGGAGCCGGTGCTTGGCGCTGGCGGCGTCATCGTTCCGCACGAAAGCTTCATGCCGATGGTGCGCGCCATCTGCGACCGCCACGAGATCCTGCTGATCGCCGACGAAGTGGTGACGGGCTTCGGCCGCACCGGCGCCTGGTCGGGTTCGCGTCTTTCCGGCACGAAGCCGGATTTCATGACCATCGCCAAGGCCATCACCTCCGGCTATTTCCCGCTCGGCGCGACGATGATCAGCGGCAAGGTCGCCGAGGTGTTCGAAGCCGACAAGACCAGTTTTGGCGCGATCGGCCACGGCTATACCTATTCCGGCCACCCGGTCGGCTGCGCGGCCGGGCTGGCGGCACTGGCCGAGACGAAGCGGCTGGCCCTGCATGACAATGCCGCTGCGCGCGGCGTCGAACTGGGCAAGGCACTGGAAGCGCTGAAGGCCAAGCACGCGGTGGTCGGCGATGTCCGTTACAAGGGATTGATGGCGGCGCTCGAACTGGTCTCCGACCGCGCCACCAAGAAGCCGGCCGACAAGAAGACGATGGCTGCCGTCGCTGACGCCGCCTATGCGGCCGGCGTCATGCTGCGCGTCTCCGGCAATGGCATCATCCTGTCGCCACCGCTGATCATCTCGTCCGCTGATGTGGCGAAGATCGCGGAAGGGCTCGATGCGGGGCTTGTGGCTGCTGCGGCAGCCTAG
- a CDS encoding helix-turn-helix domain-containing protein, which translates to MSKTAIPEFFVYGEPAQALDVGFLHVETVLARASVHRGQVQAHKHPQMAQITFWISGSGTYRIEDETWSFSAPTVSFMPSGVVHGFSIEPGTDAIVISIADAALGGVAEHSLLPLDQPVFVTGRGEATLWDKLAGIIGMIQSEYAEALPGLEKILPPLIAVALSGIARLDADSHSVAVPTAVALAGRLRRLIDRHFRDDWPVERYVETLGTTRHLLDKAARQVLGTGVRQAVSERRLIEAKRLLLFTVRPVEDIAYETGFNDPAYFSRFFHAAAGMSPAAWRRERLEKAVGSRQ; encoded by the coding sequence ATGAGCAAGACAGCCATCCCGGAATTCTTCGTCTATGGCGAGCCGGCGCAAGCTCTCGACGTGGGCTTCCTGCATGTCGAGACCGTTCTGGCGCGCGCGTCCGTACATCGCGGCCAGGTTCAGGCGCACAAACATCCGCAAATGGCGCAGATCACCTTCTGGATCAGCGGCAGCGGCACGTACCGGATCGAGGACGAGACCTGGAGTTTTTCGGCGCCAACGGTGAGTTTCATGCCGAGCGGCGTGGTGCACGGCTTCTCCATCGAGCCTGGCACCGACGCCATCGTGATTTCCATCGCGGATGCCGCGCTGGGCGGGGTCGCCGAGCATTCCCTGCTGCCGCTCGACCAGCCGGTCTTCGTCACCGGTCGCGGCGAAGCCACCCTTTGGGACAAGCTCGCAGGCATTATCGGCATGATCCAGTCGGAATATGCCGAAGCATTGCCCGGCTTGGAGAAAATCCTGCCGCCGCTGATTGCCGTGGCGCTGTCGGGGATTGCTCGCCTTGATGCCGACTCCCATTCCGTGGCCGTGCCGACGGCAGTGGCGCTGGCTGGCCGTTTGCGCCGGCTGATCGACCGGCATTTTCGCGACGACTGGCCAGTCGAACGCTATGTCGAGACACTCGGCACGACGCGCCATCTGCTCGACAAAGCCGCGCGGCAAGTCTTGGGAACAGGTGTTCGACAAGCGGTCAGCGAACGGAGGCTGATCGAGGCCAAGCGCCTGCTTCTGTTCACCGTGCGCCCGGTCGAGGACATCGCCTATGAGACGGGCTTCAATGACCCCGCCTATTTCTCGCGCTTCTTCCACGCTGCCGCTGGGATGTCGCCAGCGGCTTGGCGGCGGGAGAGGCTGGAGAAGGCAGTAGGCAGTAGGCAGTAG
- a CDS encoding 4-hydroxyphenylacetate 3-hydroxylase N-terminal domain-containing protein, with product MRSEDFRADKTRPFTGEEYLHSLRDGREVYINGERVADVTTHPAMRNSARSLARLYDALHDPARQAALTSPTDTGSGGYTHKYFRVAKSSSDLVAQQAAIADWSRMSYGWMGRTPDYKAALMNTLGANAEWYGPFKDNARAWHSRAQEAVLFMNHAIVNPPIDRHKPAEQVKDVFVHITKESDAGIWVSGAKVVATSSALTHYNFLAQSSATVTEDPSLSVMFIVPMNKPGIKMFCRVSYEQTANTVGTPFDYPLSSRFDENDAILVLDNVFIPWEDVLVLRDAQKILSFHPASGFMHGYCFQGCTRFSVKLDFLAGLLAKALRATGGDAFRGNQAALGEVIALRHMFWSFSNAMAHNPIPWADGAVLPNLEAALAYRTFMSEAYPRVIDTVRRVIASGLIYLPSSVKDFANPEIDRYLAQYVRGSNDMGHVERIKIMKLLWDATGTEFGGRHALYELNYAGAPEEVRLQVLKGAERGGRLKQMEELVDTCMADYDETGWTGDTWLPPLPPSAS from the coding sequence ATGCGATCGGAAGATTTCCGGGCCGACAAGACGCGGCCGTTTACTGGTGAAGAATATCTGCACAGCCTGCGCGACGGGCGCGAGGTCTACATCAACGGCGAGCGGGTCGCCGATGTGACCACGCACCCGGCGATGCGCAATTCGGCGCGCTCGCTTGCCCGCCTGTATGACGCGCTGCACGACCCGGCGCGACAGGCGGCGCTCACCTCCCCGACGGATACCGGGTCGGGCGGCTACACGCACAAGTATTTTCGCGTCGCCAAGTCTTCCAGCGACCTTGTTGCGCAGCAGGCGGCGATCGCGGACTGGTCGCGCATGTCCTACGGATGGATGGGGCGCACGCCTGATTACAAGGCGGCGCTGATGAACACGCTCGGCGCCAATGCCGAGTGGTACGGCCCCTTCAAGGACAATGCGCGGGCCTGGCACAGCAGAGCGCAGGAAGCCGTGCTGTTCATGAACCATGCCATCGTCAACCCGCCCATCGACCGCCACAAGCCGGCCGAGCAGGTGAAGGACGTGTTCGTGCACATCACCAAGGAGAGCGACGCCGGCATCTGGGTCTCCGGTGCCAAGGTGGTGGCGACGTCGTCGGCGCTGACCCACTACAATTTCCTGGCGCAGAGTTCGGCGACGGTTACGGAAGACCCATCGCTATCGGTGATGTTCATCGTGCCGATGAATAAGCCGGGGATAAAGATGTTCTGCCGTGTTTCCTACGAGCAGACAGCCAACACGGTGGGAACACCCTTCGACTACCCGCTGTCGTCGCGCTTCGACGAGAACGACGCGATCCTGGTGCTCGACAACGTCTTCATCCCCTGGGAGGACGTGCTGGTGCTGCGCGATGCGCAGAAGATCCTGTCGTTCCATCCGGCGTCCGGCTTCATGCACGGTTATTGCTTCCAGGGCTGCACACGCTTTTCCGTCAAGCTCGATTTTCTAGCCGGCCTTCTCGCCAAGGCGCTACGGGCCACCGGCGGCGACGCGTTTCGCGGCAACCAGGCCGCACTTGGCGAGGTGATCGCGCTGCGCCACATGTTCTGGAGCTTTTCCAACGCCATGGCGCACAACCCCATCCCCTGGGCCGATGGCGCCGTGCTGCCCAACCTCGAGGCCGCGCTCGCCTATCGCACCTTCATGTCGGAAGCCTATCCGCGCGTCATCGACACGGTACGCCGGGTGATCGCGTCTGGCCTGATCTACCTGCCCTCCTCGGTGAAGGATTTCGCCAACCCGGAAATCGACCGCTACCTCGCCCAATATGTGCGCGGCTCCAACGACATGGGCCATGTCGAGCGCATCAAGATCATGAAGCTCTTGTGGGACGCGACCGGCACCGAATTCGGCGGACGCCATGCGCTCTACGAGCTCAATTATGCCGGCGCCCCGGAAGAGGTGCGGCTGCAGGTGCTGAAGGGCGCCGAGCGCGGCGGCCGGCTGAAGCAGATGGAAGAACTGGTCGACACCTGCATGGCCGACTATGACGAGACAGGCTGGACCGGCGACACCTGGTTGCCGCCGCTGCCGCCGAGTGCAAGCTGA
- a CDS encoding flavin reductase gives MEVQVARLEFREAMARVCAPVNIVTTDGPAGRGGFTATAMCSVSDDPPTLLVCMNERSAQTGMFLANKRFCVNVLTQLHMHLAGKFAGAIRDMAERYSAARWQTMPSGMPALLDAIVSFDCEIGAVNKVGTHNVMFGRVVDIRHGSEEAALLYVGRNYMQPSALGSFGG, from the coding sequence ATGGAGGTTCAGGTCGCGAGGCTGGAATTCCGCGAGGCCATGGCGCGGGTCTGCGCGCCGGTCAACATCGTCACCACCGACGGTCCGGCCGGGCGCGGCGGCTTCACCGCCACCGCCATGTGCAGCGTTTCCGATGATCCACCGACGCTGCTTGTCTGCATGAATGAACGCTCCGCGCAGACCGGCATGTTCCTGGCCAACAAGCGCTTCTGCGTCAACGTGTTGACCCAGCTTCACATGCACCTCGCCGGCAAGTTCGCGGGCGCGATCCGAGACATGGCCGAGCGCTACAGTGCCGCCAGATGGCAGACGATGCCGTCCGGCATGCCGGCGCTTCTCGACGCCATCGTCAGCTTCGATTGCGAGATCGGCGCGGTGAACAAGGTCGGCACGCACAATGTGATGTTCGGCCGCGTCGTCGACATCCGCCACGGCAGCGAAGAAGCGGCGTTGCTCTATGTCGGCCGCAACTACATGCAGCCAAGCGCGCTCGGCAGTTTTGGTGGGTGA
- the hpaR gene encoding homoprotocatechuate degradation operon regulator HpaR, producing the protein MALLRAREVIMAHFRPMLARHDITEQQWRVLRVLAEAGPLEATELANRASILPPSLTRIIKAMEERQFITRNKVKDDGRRALLAISPAGVALIEDLSPERVAIYDAIEKRYGAEQHERLLDMLESLIQSETTTD; encoded by the coding sequence ATGGCTCTTCTGCGCGCCCGCGAAGTGATCATGGCACACTTCCGGCCGATGCTCGCCCGGCACGATATCACCGAACAGCAATGGCGCGTGCTGCGCGTGCTGGCCGAGGCCGGCCCGCTCGAGGCAACCGAACTTGCCAATCGCGCCTCGATCCTGCCGCCGAGCCTCACCCGCATCATCAAGGCGATGGAGGAACGACAGTTCATCACCCGCAACAAGGTCAAGGATGATGGGCGCCGGGCGCTGCTGGCCATCAGTCCGGCCGGCGTAGCACTGATCGAGGATCTGTCGCCCGAGCGCGTCGCCATCTACGACGCGATCGAAAAGCGCTATGGCGCCGAACAGCACGAGCGCCTGCTCGACATGCTGGAAAGCCTTATTCAGTCGGAGACGACTACGGATTAG